In Halorientalis sp. LT38, a genomic segment contains:
- a CDS encoding DUF6684 family protein, whose translation MALLGLERETLLDLTVNAIPLGILLFLDVLFWFVNPWGWDLWFVFWSHVLTLVPFTLLLLLSYVSGRVIQRDEGKLEEH comes from the coding sequence ATGGCACTGCTCGGCCTCGAGCGCGAGACGCTGCTGGACCTGACGGTCAACGCGATCCCCCTCGGCATCCTGCTCTTCCTCGACGTCCTCTTCTGGTTCGTCAACCCCTGGGGCTGGGATCTCTGGTTCGTCTTCTGGAGCCACGTGCTGACGCTGGTCCCCTTCACGCTGCTCCTCCTGCTCAGCTACGTGAGCGGCCGCGTCATCCAGCGCGACGAGGGAAAACTCGAGGAGCACTGA
- the hemB gene encoding porphobilinogen synthase, translating into MNITQRPRRLRRDGIRSLVSEVSLSPSDLIAPVFVDATTDERQPIPSMPGHERVPVEEAVARVEEVRETGVEAVIVFGIPEEKDARGTRAFADDGVVQRAVRAITAETDAYVITDVCMCEYTDHGHCGVLTSEASESWEELRSSGVIEEDADEEPTLTVKNDETLDLLTKTAVSHAAAGADMVAPSSMTDGMVGAIRTGLDDSGHADVPIMSYAAKYESAFYGPFRDAADGAPAFGDRRHYQMDPANAREAMREVSLDVEQGADVLMVKPALPYLDVVSAVRREFDHPVAAYNVSGEYAMLHAAAEKGWLDLEAVAHESLLSIKRAGADLILTYFAEDLAPRL; encoded by the coding sequence ATGAACATCACGCAGCGGCCCCGCCGGCTCCGCCGGGACGGCATCCGCTCTCTCGTCAGCGAGGTCTCCCTCTCCCCCAGTGACCTGATCGCACCCGTGTTCGTCGACGCGACGACCGACGAGCGCCAGCCGATCCCCTCGATGCCGGGCCACGAACGCGTGCCCGTCGAGGAGGCCGTCGCTCGCGTCGAGGAGGTCCGCGAGACCGGCGTCGAGGCGGTCATCGTGTTCGGCATCCCCGAGGAGAAAGACGCACGCGGAACCAGGGCTTTCGCCGACGACGGCGTCGTCCAGCGGGCGGTGCGGGCGATCACCGCCGAGACCGACGCCTACGTGATCACCGACGTCTGCATGTGCGAGTACACCGACCACGGCCACTGCGGGGTTCTCACGAGCGAAGCGAGTGAGAGCTGGGAAGAGCTTCGCTCTTCCGGTGTGATCGAGGAGGACGCGGACGAGGAGCCCACCCTCACGGTCAAAAACGACGAGACGCTCGACCTGCTGACGAAGACGGCCGTCTCCCACGCCGCGGCGGGGGCGGACATGGTCGCGCCCTCCTCGATGACCGACGGGATGGTCGGCGCGATCAGGACGGGACTCGACGATTCGGGTCACGCCGACGTGCCGATCATGAGCTACGCGGCGAAATACGAGAGCGCCTTCTACGGCCCCTTCCGGGACGCCGCAGACGGCGCACCGGCCTTCGGCGACCGCCGACACTACCAGATGGACCCCGCGAACGCCCGAGAGGCCATGCGCGAGGTCAGCCTGGACGTCGAGCAGGGCGCGGACGTGCTGATGGTCAAGCCCGCCCTGCCCTACCTGGACGTCGTGAGCGCCGTCCGCCGGGAGTTCGACCACCCCGTCGCGGCCTACAACGTCTCCGGGGAGTACGCCATGCTCCACGCCGCCGCGGAGAAGGGATGGCTCGACCTCGAAGCCGTCGCCCACGAGTCGCTGCTGTCGATCAAGCGCGCCGGCGCGGACCTGATCCTGACGTACTTCGCCGAGGACCTGGCGCCGCGACTGTAG
- a CDS encoding NTP transferase domain-containing protein gives MSRRTAGVVLTEGAAAGIDDGADPLHEIDGTPLACRVADRLAPLIDELVVHCRRERRDALANALDGATHEPRFALDTVGDRGPVFALRTVFRVAAAEYAVAVGPLSQVDPTLLAYLHNRARSGTADAVVPRVDGRLVPHCAVYRVDSGRRACETATRQPDPRLDSVLDRLDVDAVDEATVAQYADDRAFEAARTEGDA, from the coding sequence ATGTCTAGACGAACCGCAGGCGTCGTCCTCACCGAGGGCGCCGCCGCGGGCATCGACGACGGCGCCGACCCCCTTCACGAGATCGATGGGACTCCCCTCGCGTGTCGGGTGGCCGACCGACTCGCACCGCTGATCGACGAACTCGTCGTCCACTGCCGGCGAGAGCGCCGTGACGCGCTCGCGAACGCGCTCGACGGCGCGACCCACGAACCGCGGTTCGCGCTCGACACCGTCGGCGACCGCGGCCCGGTGTTCGCGCTCCGGACGGTCTTCCGGGTCGCGGCCGCCGAGTACGCCGTCGCCGTCGGGCCGCTCTCGCAGGTCGACCCGACGCTGCTCGCCTACCTGCACAACCGCGCTCGCTCGGGGACCGCCGACGCCGTCGTCCCGCGCGTCGACGGACGGCTCGTCCCCCACTGTGCCGTCTACCGCGTCGATTCCGGCCGCCGGGCCTGCGAGACGGCGACCAGACAACCGGACCCGCGCCTGGACTCGGTCCTCGACCGACTCGACGTCGACGCCGTCGACGAAGCCACAGTTGCCCAGTACGCCGACGACCGCGCGTTCGAGGCCGCGCGGACCGAGGGCGACGCCTAG
- the lrp gene encoding HTH-type transcriptional regulator Lrp: MAVDDTDRRIVNALLSDGRASARDIASETGLAATTVSKRLSALEESGVVEHYRPVLDYDALGYDVTAVFHLSVDGNGLRTVVERLSDHERMVSVYEVTGSHDVVAIGKFEDTDEMNGQIKDLLTDPDVEAANTSVVLDVVREHAQFAVDLTED; this comes from the coding sequence ATGGCAGTCGACGACACCGATCGACGCATCGTGAACGCGCTGTTGTCCGACGGCCGTGCGAGCGCCCGCGACATCGCCAGCGAGACCGGCCTCGCGGCGACGACGGTCTCGAAGCGGCTGTCGGCCCTCGAAGAGAGCGGCGTCGTCGAGCACTACCGCCCGGTCCTCGACTACGACGCGCTCGGCTACGACGTGACCGCCGTGTTCCACCTCAGCGTGGACGGCAACGGCCTGCGAACCGTCGTCGAGCGACTCAGTGACCACGAGCGGATGGTCAGCGTCTACGAGGTGACCGGGAGCCACGACGTCGTCGCGATCGGGAAGTTCGAGGACACCGACGAGATGAACGGCCAGATCAAGGACCTGCTGACCGACCCGGACGTGGAGGCGGCCAACACCAGCGTCGTCCTCGACGTCGTCCGGGAGCACGCGCAGTTCGCCGTCGACCTCACAGAGGACTGA
- a CDS encoding P-II family nitrogen regulator → MSETEPNDGGIKMIIAFIRPGKLSDVKKGLAEVGAPSLTVTNVRGRGSQPVKKGQWRGEEYVVDLHEKVKLETVVADVPADDVVDAISEAAHTGDPGDGKVFVIDVEDAVQIRTDKRGPDAV, encoded by the coding sequence ATGAGCGAAACCGAACCCAACGACGGCGGCATCAAGATGATAATCGCGTTCATCCGGCCGGGCAAACTGTCCGACGTGAAGAAGGGCCTCGCCGAGGTCGGTGCGCCCTCCCTCACGGTGACGAACGTCCGCGGCCGCGGCAGCCAGCCGGTCAAGAAGGGCCAGTGGCGCGGCGAGGAGTACGTGGTCGACCTCCACGAGAAGGTCAAACTGGAGACGGTGGTGGCGGACGTGCCCGCCGACGACGTCGTCGACGCGATCTCGGAGGCCGCTCACACCGGCGATCCCGGTGACGGGAAGGTCTTCGTGATCGACGTCGAGGACGCGGTCCAGATCCGGACCGACAAGCGCGGCCCGGACGCGGTCTGA
- the nasA gene encoding assimilatory nitrate reductase NasA yields the protein MSDWVSTTCMRCAVGCGHKHLGVAEGYGVDVVRGDGQHPVNRGLACQRGIEESGDPEGEWLSQPLVRKGGELVEASWPEALERVAERFDAALARDRNAVAVLGSGQQTNEAAYALGKLARGGMGTRYYDANTTLCMASAVTAYYEAFGSDAPPTTYDDIPEAQTHVVWGANPAIAHPVMFRWIRESAGAADSRMIVVDPVETDTATTADEHVQLDPGQDLALARAVLARLVEIDGVDEAFVDEATEGFEDLVADLPDPDAAAEEAGVTLEAVDHLAAAFEDRTLVYWGMGINQSVRGTDAARALIDLCLASGNLRPGSGPFSLTGQANSMGTRVVSCKGSWPGQRPFDDPGHRATIADAWGVPVDRLPDDTGPGPVGTIEAISDGPVEAVYAVATNPVAGMPDANAVAETLEDAFLVVQDSFRTETTELADVVLPAATWGESEGTVMNMERNVSRVRAASDAPPSVQQDLDIVAAIAAEIAPGLLPEPPVDPAATFDEFAALTAGTDADCSGIAYERLDHELAVRWPAPEPDAEGGYRYHEATDDGEDWTFATPSGRANFSDPPEADSLPEPTDETYPLTLTTAREPDGYNTGIRSRQVDDLDPVTARIHPETVAAELGDAVAGAVPDGDEDPDALPEIRLETRRGTVTARIDPDPAVPEGLVWLPIHHPATNELTVPATDPRSDEPNLKQCAVRLTAADAESTAPELAVDPEPVEASE from the coding sequence ATGAGCGACTGGGTGTCGACGACGTGCATGCGCTGTGCCGTCGGCTGCGGGCACAAACACCTCGGCGTAGCCGAGGGGTACGGCGTCGACGTCGTTCGGGGCGACGGCCAGCACCCGGTCAACCGTGGGCTGGCCTGCCAGCGCGGCATCGAGGAGAGCGGCGACCCCGAGGGCGAGTGGCTCTCCCAGCCGCTGGTCCGGAAGGGTGGCGAACTCGTCGAGGCTTCCTGGCCGGAGGCGCTGGAGCGCGTCGCCGAGCGGTTCGACGCCGCGCTCGCCCGCGATCGAAACGCCGTCGCGGTGCTCGGGAGCGGCCAGCAGACCAACGAGGCCGCCTACGCCCTCGGCAAACTCGCCCGGGGCGGCATGGGCACCCGGTACTACGACGCGAACACGACGCTCTGCATGGCCAGCGCCGTGACGGCCTACTACGAGGCGTTCGGCAGCGACGCGCCGCCGACGACCTACGACGACATCCCCGAGGCCCAGACCCACGTCGTCTGGGGGGCCAACCCCGCCATCGCCCACCCGGTCATGTTCCGGTGGATCCGCGAGAGCGCGGGCGCAGCGGACAGCCGCATGATAGTCGTCGACCCGGTCGAGACCGACACGGCGACGACGGCCGACGAACACGTCCAGCTCGACCCCGGCCAGGACCTCGCGCTCGCGCGGGCCGTGCTGGCCCGACTCGTCGAAATCGACGGCGTCGACGAGGCGTTCGTCGACGAAGCAACCGAGGGGTTCGAGGACCTGGTCGCCGATCTCCCGGACCCGGATGCGGCCGCCGAGGAGGCGGGCGTCACCCTCGAGGCGGTCGACCATCTCGCAGCGGCCTTCGAGGATCGAACGCTGGTCTACTGGGGGATGGGGATCAACCAGAGCGTCCGCGGCACCGACGCGGCGCGGGCGCTGATCGACCTCTGTCTCGCCTCCGGCAACCTCCGGCCCGGCAGCGGCCCGTTCTCGCTGACCGGCCAAGCCAACTCGATGGGGACGCGCGTCGTCTCCTGCAAAGGGTCCTGGCCCGGCCAGCGGCCCTTCGACGACCCGGGCCACCGAGCAACAATCGCAGACGCGTGGGGCGTCCCCGTCGACCGGCTGCCCGACGACACCGGGCCCGGCCCTGTCGGAACGATCGAGGCCATTTCCGACGGTCCGGTCGAGGCGGTCTACGCCGTTGCGACCAATCCAGTGGCCGGGATGCCCGACGCGAACGCCGTGGCCGAGACCCTCGAGGACGCCTTCCTCGTCGTCCAGGACAGCTTCCGGACGGAGACGACGGAGCTGGCCGACGTGGTGCTCCCGGCGGCCACCTGGGGCGAGTCCGAGGGGACGGTCATGAACATGGAGCGCAACGTCTCGCGCGTCCGGGCTGCCTCCGACGCGCCGCCGTCGGTCCAGCAGGACCTCGACATCGTCGCGGCCATCGCTGCCGAGATCGCGCCCGGCCTCCTCCCGGAGCCGCCGGTCGACCCCGCCGCAACGTTCGACGAGTTCGCCGCGCTGACCGCTGGGACGGACGCGGACTGCTCGGGGATCGCCTACGAGCGCCTCGATCACGAACTCGCCGTCCGCTGGCCGGCCCCCGAACCCGACGCCGAGGGGGGCTACCGCTACCACGAAGCGACCGACGACGGGGAGGACTGGACGTTCGCGACCCCCTCCGGGCGGGCGAACTTCTCGGACCCGCCTGAAGCCGATTCCCTCCCGGAACCGACCGACGAGACGTACCCGCTCACGCTGACGACCGCCCGCGAGCCCGACGGGTACAACACCGGCATCCGGTCGCGCCAGGTGGACGATCTCGACCCGGTCACGGCCCGGATCCACCCCGAGACGGTCGCGGCGGAACTCGGCGACGCGGTCGCGGGTGCGGTGCCCGACGGGGATGAGGACCCGGATGCGCTCCCCGAGATCCGACTGGAAACCAGACGCGGCACCGTCACGGCCCGGATCGACCCAGACCCGGCGGTCCCCGAAGGGCTGGTCTGGCTACCGATCCACCATCCGGCGACCAACGAGCTGACCGTCCCCGCCACCGATCCCCGCTCCGACGAGCCGAACCTCAAGCAGTGCGCCGTGCGCCTCACGGCCGCCGACGCCGAGTCCACCGCCCCCGAGTTAGCGGTCGACCCCGAGCCGGTGGAGGCCTCCGAATGA
- a CDS encoding nitrite/sulfite reductase, whose amino-acid sequence MPHKKEGIKDELYGDEVREKLLEFAERGWDSIPEDEREEWFTRFKFWGIFHQRSGQESYFMLRLTNCGGVLEPGQLRAIGEVARDYARGPVDNPEFGNGWIDLTTRQSIQLHWIKLEDVPEIWEQLESVGVSSRSSGGDTMRNISGCPVAGKAEEYVESRDLLDEIEADIRGDDALANMPRKFNISVTGCRQGCAQDSINDVGLEPAHKLIDGAEVEGFNVRVGGGLGGREPRAARPLDLFVRPEQAKETVRAFVELYFEEGNRVNRQKNRARFFVDEWGCEEIRAALDERLDFALERAGTDFRGEYTYNAGKPAERGAHDHVGVYDQRDGNNYVGLSVPVGRLPAEEAIELADLADEYGSGEIRLTRRQNPLIMDVPDEDLDALLSEDLLEIHTPEPSPFAQGGMACTGTEFCSIALTETKTRMARMLRWLQANVELPADVDRIKIHYSGCTADCGQAMTADIGLQGMRARKDGEMVEAMDVGVGGGVGEEPSFVDWVRQRVPADEVPGLIRNLVEAFAALRGEGQTFREWVDATGQENLITLAEPEETSYEDPWMHDAKQSWYPFDDGESPAPTAPDGTPLSADD is encoded by the coding sequence ATGCCACACAAGAAAGAAGGGATCAAAGACGAGCTGTACGGCGACGAGGTCCGCGAGAAACTGCTCGAGTTCGCCGAACGGGGGTGGGACTCGATTCCCGAGGACGAACGCGAGGAGTGGTTCACCCGCTTCAAGTTCTGGGGGATCTTCCACCAGCGCTCCGGCCAGGAGAGTTACTTCATGCTGCGGCTGACCAACTGCGGCGGCGTCCTGGAGCCGGGGCAGTTGCGCGCCATCGGCGAGGTGGCCCGGGATTACGCCCGCGGGCCCGTCGACAACCCCGAGTTCGGTAACGGCTGGATCGACCTGACGACGCGGCAGTCGATCCAGCTCCACTGGATCAAGCTCGAGGACGTCCCCGAGATCTGGGAGCAACTGGAGTCCGTGGGGGTCTCCAGCCGCTCTTCGGGCGGGGACACGATGCGCAACATCTCGGGCTGTCCGGTCGCGGGCAAGGCCGAGGAGTACGTCGAGAGCCGCGACCTGCTCGACGAGATCGAGGCCGACATCCGCGGCGACGACGCCCTGGCGAACATGCCCCGGAAGTTCAACATCTCCGTGACGGGGTGTCGCCAGGGCTGCGCCCAGGACTCGATCAACGACGTCGGCCTGGAGCCGGCCCACAAACTGATCGATGGAGCGGAAGTCGAGGGCTTCAACGTTCGCGTCGGCGGCGGCCTCGGCGGTCGCGAGCCCCGCGCCGCGCGGCCGCTCGACCTGTTCGTACGACCCGAGCAGGCCAAGGAAACGGTCCGGGCGTTCGTGGAACTCTATTTCGAGGAGGGCAACCGCGTGAACCGGCAGAAGAACCGCGCCCGGTTCTTCGTCGACGAGTGGGGCTGTGAGGAGATCCGCGCGGCTCTCGACGAGCGCCTGGACTTCGCGCTCGAACGCGCAGGGACGGACTTCCGCGGCGAGTACACCTACAACGCCGGGAAACCGGCCGAGCGCGGCGCCCACGACCACGTCGGCGTCTACGACCAGAGAGACGGGAACAACTACGTCGGGCTGTCGGTCCCGGTCGGTCGGCTGCCCGCCGAGGAGGCCATCGAACTGGCCGACCTCGCCGACGAGTACGGCAGCGGTGAGATCCGGCTCACCCGTCGGCAGAACCCGCTGATCATGGACGTGCCCGACGAGGACCTCGACGCGCTGCTCTCCGAGGACCTGCTGGAGATCCACACGCCCGAGCCCAGCCCCTTCGCGCAGGGCGGGATGGCCTGCACGGGGACGGAGTTCTGCTCGATCGCGCTGACCGAGACCAAGACCCGGATGGCGCGAATGCTCCGCTGGCTGCAGGCGAACGTCGAGTTGCCCGCCGACGTCGACCGGATCAAGATCCACTACTCGGGCTGTACCGCCGACTGCGGGCAGGCGATGACCGCCGACATCGGCCTCCAGGGGATGCGCGCCCGCAAGGACGGCGAGATGGTCGAAGCGATGGACGTCGGCGTCGGCGGCGGCGTGGGCGAGGAGCCCAGTTTCGTCGACTGGGTCCGCCAGCGCGTGCCGGCGGACGAGGTGCCCGGCCTGATCCGGAACCTCGTCGAGGCCTTCGCGGCGCTTCGCGGAGAGGGCCAGACCTTCCGCGAGTGGGTCGACGCCACGGGCCAGGAGAACCTCATCACGCTGGCCGAGCCCGAAGAGACCAGCTACGAGGACCCCTGGATGCACGACGCCAAGCAGTCGTGGTACCCCTTCGACGACGGCGAGAGTCCGGCCCCGACCGCGCCCGACGGGACGCCGCTCTCGGCTGACGACTGA
- a CDS encoding ammonium transporter, with protein sequence MDPLLLQVSAAEVASAVNFTWILVVSFLIFFMHAGFAMLEAGQVRSKNVANQLTKNLLTWSIGVMAFFLIGAGISSLVGGNGFAWTAGSDPGSWASGWLYGAVFAMTAATIVSGAVAGRAKLRAYVTYTFLLAAVIYPVVTGITWSGAYFSQFLGTGFQDFAGGMIVHGMGGIAGLTAAYVLGPRIDRYNSDGSVNVIPGHSLTFAVLGTLILAFGWYGFNVGTAAIFTSGESGLLFNGAVLGRVALTTTLAMAMGAIGAGTVALAKTGKVDTLYVANGLLAGLVGITAIPNVATWWGAIVVGGIAGAQLPIVFSFVEKRLKIDDVCAVFPVHGSAGVLGTLAYPFVAVETNVFSGFSVDALITQVAGVAAITVWTVLATGLVFGVLKALGQARVSPGHEREGLDISEHGVETYPEFSLGDDATMTDGGRTYKTDGGQINDGDN encoded by the coding sequence ATGGATCCACTTCTGTTGCAGGTCAGCGCCGCGGAGGTCGCGAGCGCGGTGAACTTCACCTGGATCCTGGTGGTATCGTTCCTGATCTTCTTCATGCACGCCGGCTTCGCCATGCTGGAGGCGGGGCAGGTGCGCTCGAAGAACGTCGCGAACCAGCTGACGAAGAACCTGCTCACCTGGTCGATCGGGGTGATGGCCTTCTTCCTCATCGGCGCGGGGATCAGCAGTCTCGTCGGCGGGAACGGGTTCGCCTGGACCGCCGGGAGCGATCCGGGATCGTGGGCGAGCGGCTGGCTCTACGGCGCGGTGTTCGCCATGACGGCGGCGACCATCGTCTCCGGGGCAGTGGCCGGACGCGCGAAGCTCCGCGCGTACGTGACCTACACGTTCCTGCTGGCGGCGGTCATCTACCCCGTCGTCACCGGGATCACCTGGTCCGGCGCGTACTTCTCCCAGTTCCTGGGCACCGGCTTCCAGGACTTCGCCGGCGGCATGATCGTCCACGGCATGGGCGGTATCGCCGGCCTCACGGCCGCGTACGTCCTCGGGCCGCGCATCGACCGGTACAACAGTGACGGCAGCGTCAACGTCATCCCCGGGCACTCGCTGACCTTCGCCGTGCTCGGGACGCTGATCCTGGCCTTCGGCTGGTACGGGTTCAACGTGGGCACGGCCGCGATCTTCACCTCGGGCGAGAGCGGCCTGCTGTTCAACGGCGCGGTGCTGGGCCGCGTCGCGCTGACGACCACCCTGGCGATGGCGATGGGCGCCATCGGCGCGGGGACGGTCGCGCTGGCCAAGACCGGCAAGGTCGACACGCTCTACGTCGCCAACGGCCTGCTCGCGGGCCTGGTCGGGATCACCGCGATCCCGAACGTCGCGACCTGGTGGGGCGCCATCGTCGTCGGCGGCATCGCCGGCGCCCAGCTCCCGATCGTGTTCAGCTTCGTCGAGAAGCGCCTCAAGATCGACGACGTCTGTGCGGTCTTCCCCGTCCACGGCAGCGCCGGCGTCCTCGGGACGCTCGCGTACCCCTTCGTGGCGGTCGAGACGAACGTCTTCTCGGGCTTCTCGGTCGACGCCCTGATCACGCAGGTCGCGGGCGTCGCCGCGATCACCGTCTGGACCGTCCTGGCGACGGGCCTGGTCTTCGGTGTGCTCAAGGCCTTGGGGCAGGCACGCGTCTCCCCGGGCCACGAGCGCGAGGGCCTCGACATCTCCGAACACGGCGTCGAGACCTACCCCGAATTCTCGCTCGGTGACGACGCGACGATGACGGACGGTGGACGGACGTACAAAACGGACGGCGGTCAGATCAACGACGGTGACAACTGA
- a CDS encoding (Fe-S)-binding protein has product MVLPLQTGDTVTRPTMWQISHVGEIVFYYLAALTIAVLIWGVYRRFDRYTQGGEDWFERVDDLGSRIVEASRIVFTNRKQFDRDLYGGLMHSFIMWGFLTLLIGTTILAIDMDFLEKGGKLLTGQSYSIFNGDFYLSYSLVMDFMGLLFVVGIGMALYRRYVVRNERLWGPNSSTEDHLFIWTLFFLGIGGYVTEAIRILGTSAVRDVSFETVSFVGWFVKDVFAAAGMTPEMATAAYPVVWWSHALLAFFFIAWIPYAKPFHMISSFANVVTRDEKAGKRLPGIPADLDADTGAESMDSFSWKEILDQDACTKCGRCTSVCPANGSGRPLSPRDVILDLKNYRESVENGGEERTIVGDGGDAVIQTETMESCMACMACMDACPVEIEHLKTFTRLNRQLTDEGEIQPSMQDVFQNVMQKGNTFGDSQRNRGDWTEDLEFDVADVREEPVEYLWYVGDYPSYDDRNKQVARSLAKLLQAADVEFGILYDDEVYDGNDIRRVGEEFLFVEQAATMVENFQDAEFEKIVCTDPHSYNTFKNEYPEVDFDEFADDPMMDFDIEGFWNEDGSTEVYHWTQAVEELVDRGALGLSGTELDYTVTYHDPCHLGRYNDEYAAPRELIRATGCDLHEMPRNRADSYCCGGGGGGLWMELEEEEKPSEERLREALEDTEAGQAVEKFVVACPMCMTMYEDGRKTGDFEDEIEIVDVAELLVEAVEQGGVSASATAGGESAPADD; this is encoded by the coding sequence ATGGTACTACCGTTGCAGACGGGTGACACCGTCACACGCCCGACGATGTGGCAGATCAGCCACGTCGGCGAAATCGTCTTCTACTACCTCGCGGCGCTGACGATCGCCGTGCTGATCTGGGGTGTCTACCGGCGCTTCGATCGGTACACGCAGGGCGGCGAGGACTGGTTCGAGCGCGTCGACGACCTGGGAAGCCGGATCGTCGAGGCCTCGCGGATCGTCTTCACCAACCGCAAACAGTTCGATCGGGACCTCTACGGGGGGCTGATGCACTCCTTCATCATGTGGGGCTTTCTGACCCTGCTGATCGGGACGACCATCCTGGCCATCGACATGGACTTCCTGGAGAAGGGCGGGAAGCTCCTCACCGGCCAGAGCTACTCCATCTTCAACGGGGACTTCTACCTCTCGTACTCCCTCGTGATGGACTTCATGGGCCTGCTCTTCGTCGTCGGGATCGGCATGGCCCTCTATCGCCGCTACGTCGTTCGCAACGAGCGGCTCTGGGGCCCCAACTCCAGCACCGAAGACCACCTGTTCATCTGGACGCTCTTCTTCCTCGGCATCGGTGGGTACGTCACCGAGGCGATCCGGATTCTGGGGACCAGCGCGGTGCGTGACGTCTCCTTCGAGACGGTGAGTTTCGTCGGCTGGTTCGTCAAGGACGTCTTCGCCGCGGCCGGCATGACCCCCGAGATGGCCACGGCGGCCTACCCGGTGGTCTGGTGGTCCCACGCGCTGCTCGCCTTCTTCTTCATCGCGTGGATCCCCTACGCCAAGCCCTTCCACATGATCTCCTCGTTCGCCAACGTCGTCACCCGCGACGAGAAGGCGGGCAAGCGCCTGCCCGGCATCCCGGCAGACCTGGACGCGGACACCGGCGCCGAGTCCATGGATTCTTTCTCCTGGAAGGAGATCCTCGACCAGGACGCCTGTACCAAGTGCGGTCGCTGTACCTCGGTCTGTCCGGCCAACGGCTCCGGGCGGCCGCTCAGCCCGCGCGACGTCATCCTCGACCTGAAGAACTACCGTGAATCCGTCGAGAACGGCGGCGAGGAACGGACCATCGTCGGCGACGGCGGCGACGCGGTGATCCAGACCGAGACGATGGAGTCCTGCATGGCCTGCATGGCCTGCATGGACGCCTGCCCGGTCGAGATCGAGCACCTGAAGACCTTCACCCGGCTGAACCGCCAGCTGACCGACGAGGGCGAGATCCAGCCCAGCATGCAGGACGTCTTCCAGAACGTCATGCAGAAGGGCAACACCTTCGGCGACTCCCAGCGCAACCGCGGCGACTGGACGGAGGACCTCGAGTTCGACGTGGCCGACGTCCGCGAAGAGCCCGTGGAGTACCTCTGGTACGTCGGTGACTACCCGTCCTACGACGACCGGAACAAGCAGGTCGCCCGGTCGCTGGCGAAACTCCTGCAGGCGGCCGACGTCGAGTTCGGCATCCTCTACGACGACGAGGTCTACGACGGCAACGACATCCGGCGGGTCGGCGAGGAGTTCCTCTTCGTCGAGCAGGCCGCGACGATGGTCGAGAACTTCCAGGACGCCGAGTTCGAGAAGATCGTCTGTACCGACCCCCACTCGTACAACACGTTCAAAAACGAGTACCCAGAGGTCGACTTCGACGAGTTCGCCGACGACCCGATGATGGACTTCGACATCGAGGGCTTCTGGAACGAGGACGGCAGCACGGAGGTCTACCACTGGACCCAGGCCGTCGAGGAACTCGTCGACCGCGGCGCCCTCGGACTCTCGGGGACGGAACTGGACTACACCGTCACCTACCACGACCCGTGTCACCTCGGCCGGTACAACGACGAGTACGCGGCCCCGCGCGAGTTGATCCGCGCGACGGGCTGTGACCTCCACGAGATGCCGCGCAACCGCGCCGACTCCTACTGCTGTGGCGGCGGTGGCGGCGGCCTCTGGATGGAACTCGAAGAGGAGGAGAAACCGAGCGAGGAACGCCTGCGCGAGGCCCTCGAGGACACCGAGGCCGGACAGGCCGTCGAGAAGTTCGTCGTCGCCTGTCCGATGTGCATGACGATGTACGAGGACGGTCGCAAGACCGGCGACTTCGAGGACGAGATCGAGATCGTCGACGTGGCCGAACTGCTCGTCGAGGCCGTCGAGCAGGGCGGCGTCAGCGCCAGTGCCACCGCCGGCGGCGAGTCCGCGCCCGCCGACGACTGA